A segment of the Aromatoleum aromaticum EbN1 genome:
CTCGCCGAAAATGCCGCCGGTGCAGCCGCAGTCTCCGATTGCGACGACGAGCTTCGGCGCCGGGATCGCATCGTAGGTGCGCTTCAGCGCGAGCTCCATGTGCCGCGACACCGGCCCGGTGACGAGCAGCATGTCGGCATGACGCGGGCTTGCGACGAACTTGATGCCGAGTCCCTCGATGTTGTAGTAGGGGTTGTTCAGCGCGTGGATCTCGAGTTCGCAGCCGTTGCACGAGCCGCCGTCGACATGTCGGATCGCCAGCGCGCGGCCGAGGATCGCGAGAATGTCGGCGTGGATCAGGTGTGCCCGGTGGCGCGACGGGGAAAGGGTCGGAGAGGCCGATGTGCCGGGACGGCGATGGCGGGCGATGTACTTGAGAATGTGCCACATCACAGATCCTGCGCGGAATAGCCGAGGTTGAAGGACTTGTTGATCAGCGGGAAGTCGGCGACGATGTTGTCGATGCTCGCGTGCTCGATCACCGGCCAGTTCTGCCACGACGGATCGTGGCAATGGCAGCGCGCGATGCGCCCGCGCGCATCGGTTTCGAGCGCGACGAATATTTCGCCGCGCCAGCCTTCGATCCAGCCGGCACCGGACGCCGCGTCGCGAATCGCGACCGGGGCATCGAGCGGGCCGTCCGGCAGCGCGGCGAGCAGCGCGTCGATCAGCCGCAGCGACTCGAAGCATTCGTCGAAGCGCACTGCGACGCGGGCTGCGACGTCGCCGTTGAACTGCGTGGACGCAGTCACCGCGAGCTTGTCGTACGGCGGCCACGGAAAGTCCACGCGCAGGTCCGCGACCTGCCCGCTCGCGCGCCCGGCGAGCCCGGTCAGCCCGAGCCGCGCGGCGAGTTCCGGAGCGACCCGGCCGGTCGTCACGAAACGGTCCTGCAAACCGGCGTGCTCGTCGTAGATGTCCTTCAGTTCGGCAACCTCGGCGACGAGCGCAACTGCGTCGCGACGCAGTTGCGCCGCCGCGGCGGCGTCGAGATCGCGCGCAACGCCCCCCGGGCGGATGCAGTCCATCAGCAGCCGGTGGCCGAACGCCTCGAAGTTCGCCCGCAGCCAGTCTTCGCGCAGGCGCGAGAACTGCGCGAGCGCGAAGCCGAACGCGGCGTCGTTGCCGAGTGCGCCGAGGTCGCCGAGGTGGTTCGCGACGCGCTCGCGCTCGAGCAGCAGCGCGCGCAGCCACGCGGCCCGCTCCGGCACCGCCACGCCAGCAGCCGACTCGGCCGCCATTGCGTAGGCCCACGCATACGCCACGGTGCTGTCGCCGGACACGCGCCCCGCCAGCCGCGCCCCTTCGTCGATGTCCATGCCCATGAAGCGGCGCTCGATGCCTTTGTGCGTGTAGCCGAACCGCTCCTCGAGGCGCAGCACTTTCTCGCCGACGACCGAGAAGCGGAAATGCCCCGGCTCGATCGTGCCGGCATGCACCGGCCCGACCGCAATCTCATGCACGCCGTCGCCTTCGACAAAGACGAAGGGGTAGTTGTCGGGCTGCGGCGCGAAGCGCTCCTGGCCGGTGTTCTCGATGCGCAGCGGGAAGTAGTCGGCCGGCCACGCGCCGTGGCGCAGCCACGGGCGGGAGTCCCCGCTGTCCTCGGCGTCGATGCCGACGAGGTCGTGTGCGGCGCGCTGCATGCGGACTGCGGGGACGAAGAAGCGCGAGATGTCCGGGTAAGCCGGGCGCACGACGTCGAGTCCGAGCTCCGCCCAAAGCAAGCCTTCCGCGGTTGCGTACGCGGCCCCCACCGCAAAACCGTCGCCCATCGCGCGCCGGTCGCTGCCCCACAGGCTCACGAGGCGGCCTTTCGCTGTGGCGACCGCGAGCGCGAGCGCGCTCCACTGCGTGGCATCGACGCGGGCGCGATGCATCGGCAGCGGCGCAGCGAGCCGTTCGAAGCGGCAATCGAGTCCGGAAAATTGCATGTCAGGTCTCCCGCCGGGCCGCCCCAAGGGAGGCCTGCGCCCCCTCGGGGGGGTGAGGCAGGGGTTTCGCGGCGCACTGCGCCGTGCCTGCCGAACGGGCCGGCTGTGCAAAGCCGGCCCTTCGCGAACAAAGTGAGTGTGGGGGTCGTTTCACTCTAGCCTCCGATCATGCGCGCGGCCTCGCGGTACCAGCCGTCGAGCCAGGGCGGGATGTAGAGCCCGAGCATCAGCGCGAGCCCGAGATGGACGAACACCGGCAGCAGCGCGGGCGGATGCGGGAGCGGGCGCAGCGAGGTTTCGCCGAACACCATCGGCTGGACGTGGCCGAAGATCGCCGCGAAGGCGACGCCGAGCGCGACGAGCAGGAACGGCGTCGCCCACGGCAGCTCGCGCATCGCCGTCGTCAGGATCAGGAACTCGCTCGCGAATACGCCGAATGGCGGCATGCCGAGGATCGCGAGCGTGCCGAGCATCAGTGCCCAGCCGACGGTCGGATTCACTTTCAGCAGGCCGCGGATGTCGTCCATCAGTTGCGAGCCGGCTTTCTGCGCCGCATGGCCGACGGCGAAAAAGATCGCCGACTTAACCAGCGCATGTACCGTCATGTGCAGCAGCCCGGCGAAGTTCGCGATCGGGCCGCCGAGGCCGAACGCGAACGTCATCAGGCCCATGTGCTCGATCGACGAGTACGCGAACATGCGCTTGACGTCACGCTGGCGCGACAGGAAGAAGGTCGCGACGACGACCGTGACCAGGCCGAAGCCGATCATCATGCGCCCCGGCAGGCCGTTCGCAAGGGCGCCGTCGGCGAGCACCTTGCAGCGCAGCACCGCGTACAGCGCGACGTTGAGCAGCAGCCCCGACAGCACCGCCGAGATCGGCGTCGGGCCTTCGGCGTGCGCGTCGGGCAGCCAGTTATGCACCGGCACGAGGCCGACTTTCGTGCCGTAGCCGAGCAGCAGGAACACGAACGCGAGCGACAGGATCGACGGGTCGAGCAGGTGCTTCGATTCGGCAAGATGCGTCCACAGCAGCGCTCCGTCGCCACCGCCGATCGCGCGTTCCGCGGCGAGGTAGAGCAGGATCGTGCCGAAGAGTGCCTGGGCGATGCCGACGCCGCACAGGATGAAGTATTTCCACGCCGCTTCGAGGCTCGCCGCGGTGCGATACACCGACACCAGCAGCACGGTCGTCAGCGTCGCGGCTTCCATCGCGACCCACAGGATGCCGAGATTGTTGGTCGTCAGCGCGAGCAGCATCATGCCGTTGAAGAGCTGGTACATGCTGTGGAAGAGCCGCATGCGCTGCGGCGTCATCTTGCCGTGGTCGCGCTCGATGCGCATGTAGGGGCGGGAGAACAGCGACGTCGTGAAACCGACGAACGCGGTCAGCGTCACGAGGAACACGTTGAGCGCATCGACGAAAAACCACTCGTTCCACGCGAGCAGCGGCCCGCCGCGGATCACCTGCACGGTCAGCCACGCCGCCGCGGCCAGCGTAGCGAGACTGACCGCAGCGTTCAACTCCGGCGCCCATTCGCGTTCGCCCCACAGCGCGAGCAGCGCACCGCCGGCGAGCGGAATCGCGAGGACGAGCAGCAGCGCTTCCATCAGTCCTCCTTGAGCTTTTCCAGATGGCGGATGTCGAGGCTGTCGAACTGTTCGCGGATCTGGAACATGAACACGCCGAGGATCAGAATGCCGACCAGCACGTCGAATGCGATGCCGAGCTCGACGATCATCGGCATGCCCGAGGTCGCCGCGGTCGCCGCGAAGAACAGGCCGTTCTCCATCGACAGGAAGCCGATGACCTGGGGCACCGCTTTCGCGCGCACGATCATCATCAGGAACGACAGCAGTACACACGCGAGCGCGATGCCGAGCGTGCCACGCGCGATCGACGCTGATAGCCCGGCGATCGGTGCGGCCAGATTGAACGCGAAGATCACCAGCACGATGCCGATCAGCATCGTTGTCGGGATGTTGAAGAGGGTCTCGACGTCCCAACGAACGTTGAGCCGTTCGATGACCCGGTGCAGCAGGATCGGGATCAGGATCACCTTCAATACGAAGGTCATTGCGGCCGAGTAGTAGAGGTGATGCTGACCCGTGAGAAAGCCGACGATCAGCGTCGCCGCCGCCAGCGCCGCGCCCTGCAGCGTGAAGAGGTGGATCAGCGTCAGGATGCGCCGCTGCGCGATCATCGCGAACGCGAGCACCAGTAGCACGACGGCGAACAGGTTGATCGACTGGGCGAGCAGCGAGGTCATCGGTCCTTACGCTCCGAGCAGCACATGCACGAGCAGCGCAATCACTGCGAGCAAAAATGCGGTGGCAAGGAATTCCGGCACGCGGAAGAGGCGCATCTTCGCGTTGATCGTCTCGATCAGCGCGAGCAGCACGCCGCCGATCGCGAGCTTCGCGACGAGCACCGGAATCGCGAACAGGATCGTCAGCGGCGTGCCGGCTTCGGCGATACCCCACGGCACGAACAGCGCGAGGCCGATGCACGAATACGCGAAGAGCTTCAGCGACGCCGCCCATTCGACGAGCGCGAGATGGCGGCCGGAGTACTCGAGGATCAGCGCCTCGTGGATCATCGTCAGCTCGAGGTGGGTCGCCGGGTTGTCGACCGGCACGCGCGCGTTCTCCGCGAGCGACACCATCGTGAAGGCGACGCCGGCCACCGCCAGGCTCGGGTAGATCGCGAACGGCTCGTGCGCGAGCGTCTCGACGATCTTCGCGAGCGACGTCGATTGCGTGATCAGCGACGCGGAAAACAGCACCATCAGCAGCGCCGGCTCGGCGAGGAAGCCGACCAGCATCTCGCGGCGCGCGCCGAGCGTGCCGAAAGACGTGCCGATGTCCATCGCCGCGAGCGAGATGAACACGCGTGCGAGCGCAAACAGGCCGACCAGCGCGATCGCGTCGGCGGCCGGGGCGAGCGGCAGGTCGGTCGACAGCGTCGGGGCAATGCCGCACGCGAGCGCCATGCAGCCGAACATGACGTAGGGCGCGACACGGAACAGCGGCGAGGCCGTCTCGGCGACGACCGATTCCTTGTTGAACAGCTTGTGCAGCACGCGGTAGGGCTGCAGCAGGCTCGGCGCACGCCGGTTCTGCAGCCACGCGCGCCACTGGTTGATCCAGCCGGTCAACAGCGGCGCGAGCGCCAGAGCGAGGACGATTGCGAGCAGCTGCGCGAAGAGGCCGGTAAAGGTCATGCTTTCGCCACCAGCAGCAGCACGATCAGCGTGACGAAGCTGTACAGCAGGTAGATCGCGATGCGCCCCCGCTGCAGCCGCCCGACCACGCGTGCGACGCGCTCCGTGAGGCGCGCGAGAGGGAGGTACAGCCAGTGCCAGAAATGGTCCTCGATCGTCACCCGATACACCGGCCGCGCGTCGAAGGGCGCCGGCAGCTCGCGTCGCATGCGGAACACCGGCTCGAAGATCTGGCGGATCGGCTGGCCGAAGCCCTCGGCAGTGTCCTGCATGCGTGCGGTCTGCGCCGGATAGCCGCAGTCCCACGCCGGCGCGCGGCGCAGCCGGCCGTGGTAGAAGCGGCGCACGAGCACGGCCGCGAGCAGGACCGAGAGGCCGACGACAACGAGGAATACCAGCGGGTTGTAGCTCGCGCGCTCGAGCGAGCTCGGCGCGAGCAGCAGCCAGCCGTTCGCCCGCACCGTGGCGCCGATGCCGCCGCCGACGAGGAGCTGCGTGACGCGGTCGATGATGCCGATGATCGGCACCGGGAACAGGCCGAGCAGCACGCAGCCGGCGCCGAGCCATACAAGGCCGGCGCGTTCGAGCGGCGATGCCGGGTGGGCTTCGGCGAGCTTCGGTTCGCGCGGCTGGCCGAGAAAGATCACGCCGAAGAACTTCACCATCGTGTAGCCGGCGAGCGCCGCGACCAGCGCGATGCCTGCGGCGAGCACCGGCACCAGCATGTTGAGGAAGGAGTCCGGCAGGTCGGTCGTGAACAGGAAGCTCTGCAGCAGCAGCCATTCGGAGACGAAACCGGAAAACGGCGGCAGCCCCGAGCTCGCGAGCACGCCGACGAGCGACAGCCACGCGACCCACGGCATGCGTCGCATCAGCCCACCGAGCTTGCCGAGGCTGCGCTCGCCGGTCGAGTGCAGCACCGAGCCCGTCGCGAGGAACAGCAGGCTCTTGAAAAACGCGTGGCCGATGACGTGGTACAGCGCTGCGGTCAGCGCCAGCGCGGACAGCGCGGTCATCCCGTACGCATTGAACAGCACGCCGAGGCCGAGGCCGACGAAGAGGAGCCCGATGTTCTCGATCGACGAATAGGCGAGCAGGCGCTTCATGTCGGTCTGCACCGCGCTGAACACGACGCCATACAGCGCCGTCGCCAGTCCCACTGCGAGCAGCAGCACGCCCCACCACCACTGCTGCGCGCCGAGAAGATCGAAGCTCACGCGCAGCAGGCCGTAGATCGCGGTCTTCAGCATCACGCCGCTCATCAGCGCCGACACCGGCGACGGCGCAGCCGGATGCGCTTCGGGCAGCCACACGTGCAGCGGCAGGATGCCTGCTTTCGCGCCGAAACCGACCGTCGCGAGCAGGAATGCGGCCGAGGCCCACAGCGGCGGCAGTGATTGCGCGCGCATGTTGGCGAACGTGTAGTCGCCGGTGTTCGCCTGCAGCACGCCGAAGCACAGCAGGATCGCGATCGCGCCGACGTGCGCGACGAGCAGGTACAGGAAGCCCGCTGCGCGGATCGCCGGCACGCGGTGGTTCGCCGTGACGAGGAAGAACGACGACAGCGCCATCGTCTCCCACATCACCATGAACGCATAGGCGTCGTCGGCGAGCACGACCATCGCCATGCTGGCGAGGAAGAGGTGATATTCGAGGCACATCAGGCCCGGCGGCGTGCCTTCGCCGAGGCGGAAATAGCCCGCGGCGAAGATCGAGATGCCGACGCCGGTCGCGCCGATCACGAACAGGAAGAACGCCGACAGGCCGTCGAGCCGCAGGTGGAACGGCAGATCCGGCAGGCCGAGCGCGAGGATCGCGGTCTGCGGCGTGTCGAACATCGCCGCGAGCGCGAATCCGGCCAGTGCGAGCCCGAGCGCGGCGCCCGCCGGGAACAGCGTGCGGGCGACGAACGCGGTGTTGCGCAGCGCCGCGATTCCGGCGAGCCCGAGCGCGAGCCAGCCGGCGATGACGATCAGGATCCAGTCGAGAAGCAGCACGTGCGCGTGGCTTTCAGCGCCGGCGCTTGCCGGATGGCCACGAGTCGTCGCGATCCTCGCGGCGGTGGTCGAGCCGGTGCTGGATCCGCTGCGCCAGCGGAACCAGGCCGAACGGATGGTCGAGGGCGAGCGCCCGGGCACGGTCGAGCAGTTGCGCCCGGCGCGGCGGAAAATGCGGGCTCTTGCTCGCGAACACGATGCGGTTCGAATCCTCGTCGGCACGCACGGCGACCATCCTGCCGTCGAAGCTGTCGCGGATGCGCGACACATACAGTCCGTAGCGCCGGTCGCCCGACCACAGGTTCACCACCATCATGCCGCCCTCCGCAAGCATCGCGTAGCAGTGATCGTAGAAGCCGGCCGAGCACAGCTGCTCCGGCATCCCCCCGGCATCGAAGCCATCGACGATCAGCACGTCGGGCGCCTCGACCGGGTCGCGCACGTATTCGGCTCCGTCGCGACACAATACCTGCAAACGCGGTCCGTCCGGCGGGATTCTGAAGGCATCGCGAAGGGCGATCACCTCCGGGTTGATTTCGATGGCGGTGACGCGCGTCCCGGGCATCGTCTTGAGACAGTACTTGAGCAGCGAACCGCCGCCCAGGCCGATCATCGCGACGTGACGTGGCGCGGGATGGAACAGCAGGAAGCCCATCATCGTGCGGGTGTAGTCGAGCGCGAGCGCGTCCGGCTCGTCCAGCGCCATCTGGCTCTGGATCGTGAGGCCGTCGAACTGCAGCGTACGCTGGCCGTCGGCGTCGACGATGAACGGATGACCGTCGCCACGCAGCGCCAGCAAACCGCACCACCCCAGAAGGGTTTCCCCGTCGCTCACCCGCAGCCTCCTTGCGTTTGCCCATTGCGTTCGCAACAGGTGCACACTACATTCCAACCCATAGCGCTTTCAATGTTAATTTGATGTTAATCGATATGAAAGAAAGCCGTACCGCCCGCCTGACGCTGCTGATCGATCCGCAGAAGAAGAAGCTTTTCGAGGAAATCTGCGCCAGCAAGGACCTGACCCCGTCGCAGGTCGTGCGTCGCCTGATCCGCCGGTACGTCCAGGAGAACGCGGGTAGCCGCGAGCTGCCGGAATGGCTGAAGGACAACGACTGAGCGCGGCTTCCGGCGCCACGCCGTTGTTGTGCCCTGCAGGCTCCGGGGGTGAAAATGACTCTCTTTTGCGCCGTTTCCAGCCTGTTCCCGCCTCTGCCGCACACAGACCGGGCCAAGCGCAGCGTGCTCGGGAGCTTTCCCGATACGCATCAATAGGATGAGATCCATGCTGCTGATGATCGACAACTACGACAGCTTCACCTACAACCTCGTCCAGTATTTCGGTGAGCTCGGGGCGGACGTCAAGGTGTATCGCAACGACGAGATCACGCTCGAACAGCTCGCGCTGATGAAACCCGCGCAGCTGGTGATTTCGCCCGGCCCGTGCACGCCGGCCGAAGCGGGAATCTCGGTCGCGGCGATCCGCGAGTTCGCCGGCAAGCTGCCGATCCTCGGCGTCTGCCTCGGGCACCAGAGCATCGGCGCGGCATTCGGCGGCCGCGTCGTCCATGCGCAGCGCCCGATGCACGGCAAGACGTCGCCGGTGTTACACGAAGGCCAGGGCGTGTTCCGCGGGCTGCCGAATCCGCTCACCTGCACCCGCTATCATTCGCTCGCGATCGAACGCGACAGCCTGCCCGACTGTCTCGAGATTACGGCGTGGACCGAAGACGGCGAGATCATGGGCGTGCGCCACCGCACGCTTGCGGTCGAGGGGGTGCAGTTCCACCCCGAGTCGATCCTTTCCGACCACGGCCACCAGCTGCTGCGGAACTTCCTCGAACAGAACTGAAACCGGCGCCGCGACGCCGCGAAACGCTCCCGCGCACTTTTACGAATTGCTCCTACAGGCCCAACATGACCATCACCGCTCAGGAAGCGCTGCAGCGCACGATCGACCACCGCGAAATCTTCTACGACGAGATGCTGTCGCTGATGCGGCAGATCATGGCCGGGGAAATCTCCCCGCTGATGACGGCGGCGATCATCACCGGCCTGCGCGTCAAGAAGGAGACGATCGGCGAGATCACTGCGGCGGCGACGGTGATGCGCGAGTTGGCGACGAAAGTGACCGTACCGGGGCCGGACCGCAACTTCCTCGACGTCGTCGGCACGGGTGGCGACGGCGCGAACACCTTCAACATCTCGACGACGACGATCTTCGTCGCTGCGGCGGCGGGCGCCCGCGTCGCGAAGCACGGCGGGCGCAGCGTGTCGTCGAAGAGCGGTGCAGCCGACGTGCTCGAAGCGCTCGGCGTCAAGCTCGGCCTTGCGCCGGAACAGGTCGCCGAGTCGATCGAGGCGACCGGCATCGGCTTCATGTACGCCCCCGCGCACCACAGTGCGATGAAGAACGTGGCTGCCGTGCGCCGCGAGATGGGCGTGCGCACGATCTTCAACATCCTCGGCCCGCTGACGAACCCGGCCAGCGCGCCGAACACGTTGATGGGCGTGTTCCATCCCGACCTCGTCGGCATCCAGGCGCGCGTGATGCAGCGCCTTGGCGCGAACCACGTGCTCGTCGTCTACGGCATGGATGGCATGGACGAAGTCAGTCTCGGCGCATCGACGATGGTCGGCGAGCTCAAGGACGGCGAGATCCGCGAATACCAGATTCACCCGGAAGACTTCGGGCTGCAGATGATGGGCACGCGCAACCTGGCAGTCGAGTCGGCCGAGCAGTCGAAGGCAACGCTGCTCGGCGTGCTCGACAACCGGCCCGGCCCGGCGCGCGAGATCGTGATCCTGAACGCCGGCGTCGCGCTCTACACTGCGAACCTCGTCGATTCGATCGCGGTCGGCATCGGTCGTGCGCGCGAACTCATCGAGAGCGGCGCGGCGCGCGCGAAACTCGACGAGTTCATCGCCTTCAACCGCAAGTTCGCGTGAGCGCAACGATGAGCGACATCCTGGACAAGATCCTTTCGGTCAAGCGCGACGAAGTTGCCGCCGGCAGCGTGGCACGCCCTCTCGCGCAGGTCCGCGCCGAAGTCGAAGCGCTCGCTGCGCCGCGGAATTTCGTCGGCGCGATCCGCGCGAAGATCGCCGCCGGAGACGCTGCGGTGATCGCCGAGATCAAGAAGGCGAGCCCGTCGAAAGGGGTGATCCGCGAGGATTTCCGCCCTGCCGAGATCGCGTTGCAGTACGAGCGCGGCGGCGCGGCCTGCCTGTCGGTGCTGACCGACCGGCAGTTTTTCCAGGGGGCGCCGGCGTATCTGCAGGCGGCGCGCGCGGCCTGCAGCCTGCCGGTGCTGCGCAAGGATTTCCTCGTCGACCCGTGGCAGGTGTATGAGGCGCGTGCGATGGGTGCGGATGCGGTGCTGCTGATCGTCGCAGCGCTCGACCTCGCGGCGATGCGCGACATGGAAGCGGTCGCCGGGAGCCTCGGCATGGCGGTGCTGGTGGAGGCGCACGACGCGGCCGAACTCGATGTTGCGCTGCAGCTCTCCACGCCGCTCGTCGGCATCAACAACCGCAACCTGCGCACGTTCGACGTCAGCCTGCAGACGACGCTCGATCTGCTCGCGCGCGTCCCGGCCGGGCGCATCGTCGTCACCGAGTCGGGCATCCTCGCGCCCGCGGACGTCGCGCTGATGCGGGCGAACGCGGTCAATGCCTTCCTCGTCGGCGAAGCGTTCATGCGCGTGCCGGATCCGGGTGAGGGATTGCGCTCGCTGTTCGGCTGAGCCGGACCGACGATGGCGCCCGCAGTCGAGACTTCGGTGCGGCGCCGGTTTTTCCGCATCGCGGGCGGACTGTTGCTGCTCGGGCTGCTGCTCGTCGTGGCGGCGGCGCTGTTTGCAACGTGGCTGGTGCGCACAGAATCCGGCCTGCGCTTTGCCGCCGACGCCGTCGGACGCCTGAGCGGCGGGCAGGTCGTCGTCGAGAACGCGTCCGGTCGTCTCGCCGGGCCGCTGCGGATCGACGCGCTGCGCGTCGCCACCCCGGACCTGCGGCTGCGGCTCGACAACCTCGCGCTGCAGTGGAACGCGGCAGCGCTGTTCGACCGCCATCTCGACATCGCGTCCCTCGCGATCGACGAAATCACGCTTGCGCGCCGGCCCGCTGACGCACCCGCTCCCGCACAAGGTCCTCCCGC
Coding sequences within it:
- a CDS encoding NADH-quinone oxidoreductase subunit B family protein, producing the protein MWHILKYIARHRRPGTSASPTLSPSRHRAHLIHADILAILGRALAIRHVDGGSCNGCELEIHALNNPYYNIEGLGIKFVASPRHADMLLVTGPVSRHMELALKRTYDAIPAPKLVVAIGDCGCTGGIFGESYASCGRISNVIPVDVTVPGCPPPPADILAGILTALRGRPSLAAGEGTTPDFTPGFN
- a CDS encoding NADH-quinone oxidoreductase subunit C; translation: MQFSGLDCRFERLAAPLPMHRARVDATQWSALALAVATAKGRLVSLWGSDRRAMGDGFAVGAAYATAEGLLWAELGLDVVRPAYPDISRFFVPAVRMQRAAHDLVGIDAEDSGDSRPWLRHGAWPADYFPLRIENTGQERFAPQPDNYPFVFVEGDGVHEIAVGPVHAGTIEPGHFRFSVVGEKVLRLEERFGYTHKGIERRFMGMDIDEGARLAGRVSGDSTVAYAWAYAMAAESAAGVAVPERAAWLRALLLERERVANHLGDLGALGNDAAFGFALAQFSRLREDWLRANFEAFGHRLLMDCIRPGGVARDLDAAAAAQLRRDAVALVAEVAELKDIYDEHAGLQDRFVTTGRVAPELAARLGLTGLAGRASGQVADLRVDFPWPPYDKLAVTASTQFNGDVAARVAVRFDECFESLRLIDALLAALPDGPLDAPVAIRDAASGAGWIEGWRGEIFVALETDARGRIARCHCHDPSWQNWPVIEHASIDNIVADFPLINKSFNLGYSAQDL
- a CDS encoding hydrogenase 4 subunit F, producing MEALLLVLAIPLAGGALLALWGEREWAPELNAAVSLATLAAAAWLTVQVIRGGPLLAWNEWFFVDALNVFLVTLTAFVGFTTSLFSRPYMRIERDHGKMTPQRMRLFHSMYQLFNGMMLLALTTNNLGILWVAMEAATLTTVLLVSVYRTAASLEAAWKYFILCGVGIAQALFGTILLYLAAERAIGGGDGALLWTHLAESKHLLDPSILSLAFVFLLLGYGTKVGLVPVHNWLPDAHAEGPTPISAVLSGLLLNVALYAVLRCKVLADGALANGLPGRMMIGFGLVTVVVATFFLSRQRDVKRMFAYSSIEHMGLMTFAFGLGGPIANFAGLLHMTVHALVKSAIFFAVGHAAQKAGSQLMDDIRGLLKVNPTVGWALMLGTLAILGMPPFGVFASEFLILTTAMRELPWATPFLLVALGVAFAAIFGHVQPMVFGETSLRPLPHPPALLPVFVHLGLALMLGLYIPPWLDGWYREAARMIGG
- a CDS encoding formate hydrogenlyase; its protein translation is MTSLLAQSINLFAVVLLVLAFAMIAQRRILTLIHLFTLQGAALAAATLIVGFLTGQHHLYYSAAMTFVLKVILIPILLHRVIERLNVRWDVETLFNIPTTMLIGIVLVIFAFNLAAPIAGLSASIARGTLGIALACVLLSFLMMIVRAKAVPQVIGFLSMENGLFFAATAATSGMPMIVELGIAFDVLVGILILGVFMFQIREQFDSLDIRHLEKLKED
- a CDS encoding respiratory chain complex I subunit 1 family protein, whose protein sequence is MTFTGLFAQLLAIVLALALAPLLTGWINQWRAWLQNRRAPSLLQPYRVLHKLFNKESVVAETASPLFRVAPYVMFGCMALACGIAPTLSTDLPLAPAADAIALVGLFALARVFISLAAMDIGTSFGTLGARREMLVGFLAEPALLMVLFSASLITQSTSLAKIVETLAHEPFAIYPSLAVAGVAFTMVSLAENARVPVDNPATHLELTMIHEALILEYSGRHLALVEWAASLKLFAYSCIGLALFVPWGIAEAGTPLTILFAIPVLVAKLAIGGVLLALIETINAKMRLFRVPEFLATAFLLAVIALLVHVLLGA
- the hyfB gene encoding hydrogenase 4 subunit B; its protein translation is MLLLDWILIVIAGWLALGLAGIAALRNTAFVARTLFPAGAALGLALAGFALAAMFDTPQTAILALGLPDLPFHLRLDGLSAFFLFVIGATGVGISIFAAGYFRLGEGTPPGLMCLEYHLFLASMAMVVLADDAYAFMVMWETMALSSFFLVTANHRVPAIRAAGFLYLLVAHVGAIAILLCFGVLQANTGDYTFANMRAQSLPPLWASAAFLLATVGFGAKAGILPLHVWLPEAHPAAPSPVSALMSGVMLKTAIYGLLRVSFDLLGAQQWWWGVLLLAVGLATALYGVVFSAVQTDMKRLLAYSSIENIGLLFVGLGLGVLFNAYGMTALSALALTAALYHVIGHAFFKSLLFLATGSVLHSTGERSLGKLGGLMRRMPWVAWLSLVGVLASSGLPPFSGFVSEWLLLQSFLFTTDLPDSFLNMLVPVLAAGIALVAALAGYTMVKFFGVIFLGQPREPKLAEAHPASPLERAGLVWLGAGCVLLGLFPVPIIGIIDRVTQLLVGGGIGATVRANGWLLLAPSSLERASYNPLVFLVVVGLSVLLAAVLVRRFYHGRLRRAPAWDCGYPAQTARMQDTAEGFGQPIRQIFEPVFRMRRELPAPFDARPVYRVTIEDHFWHWLYLPLARLTERVARVVGRLQRGRIAIYLLYSFVTLIVLLLVAKA
- a CDS encoding transferase, which produces MSDGETLLGWCGLLALRGDGHPFIVDADGQRTLQFDGLTIQSQMALDEPDALALDYTRTMMGFLLFHPAPRHVAMIGLGGGSLLKYCLKTMPGTRVTAIEINPEVIALRDAFRIPPDGPRLQVLCRDGAEYVRDPVEAPDVLIVDGFDAGGMPEQLCSAGFYDHCYAMLAEGGMMVVNLWSGDRRYGLYVSRIRDSFDGRMVAVRADEDSNRIVFASKSPHFPPRRAQLLDRARALALDHPFGLVPLAQRIQHRLDHRREDRDDSWPSGKRRR
- a CDS encoding CopG family transcriptional regulator gives rise to the protein MKESRTARLTLLIDPQKKKLFEEICASKDLTPSQVVRRLIRRYVQENAGSRELPEWLKDND
- a CDS encoding aminodeoxychorismate/anthranilate synthase component II, whose translation is MLLMIDNYDSFTYNLVQYFGELGADVKVYRNDEITLEQLALMKPAQLVISPGPCTPAEAGISVAAIREFAGKLPILGVCLGHQSIGAAFGGRVVHAQRPMHGKTSPVLHEGQGVFRGLPNPLTCTRYHSLAIERDSLPDCLEITAWTEDGEIMGVRHRTLAVEGVQFHPESILSDHGHQLLRNFLEQN
- the trpD gene encoding anthranilate phosphoribosyltransferase codes for the protein MTITAQEALQRTIDHREIFYDEMLSLMRQIMAGEISPLMTAAIITGLRVKKETIGEITAAATVMRELATKVTVPGPDRNFLDVVGTGGDGANTFNISTTTIFVAAAAGARVAKHGGRSVSSKSGAADVLEALGVKLGLAPEQVAESIEATGIGFMYAPAHHSAMKNVAAVRREMGVRTIFNILGPLTNPASAPNTLMGVFHPDLVGIQARVMQRLGANHVLVVYGMDGMDEVSLGASTMVGELKDGEIREYQIHPEDFGLQMMGTRNLAVESAEQSKATLLGVLDNRPGPAREIVILNAGVALYTANLVDSIAVGIGRARELIESGAARAKLDEFIAFNRKFA
- the trpC gene encoding indole-3-glycerol phosphate synthase TrpC yields the protein MSDILDKILSVKRDEVAAGSVARPLAQVRAEVEALAAPRNFVGAIRAKIAAGDAAVIAEIKKASPSKGVIREDFRPAEIALQYERGGAACLSVLTDRQFFQGAPAYLQAARAACSLPVLRKDFLVDPWQVYEARAMGADAVLLIVAALDLAAMRDMEAVAGSLGMAVLVEAHDAAELDVALQLSTPLVGINNRNLRTFDVSLQTTLDLLARVPAGRIVVTESGILAPADVALMRANAVNAFLVGEAFMRVPDPGEGLRSLFG